The Glycine max cultivar Williams 82 chromosome 12, Glycine_max_v4.0, whole genome shotgun sequence genome window below encodes:
- the LOC100796029 gene encoding vestitone reductase → MQMERSKGRVCVTGGTGFIGSWIIKRLLQDGYSVNTTMRPHPGHKKDVSFLTSLPGASQRLQILSADLSNPESFSASIEGCIGVFHVATPVDFELKEPEEVVTKRSIDGALGILKACLGSKTVKRVVYTSSASAVTSSGIEEQVMDESSWSDVDSLRASKPFGWSYAVSKTLTEKAVLEFGEQNGLDVVTLIPTFVFGPFICPNLPGSVQASLSFAFGEKSAFGFMLQTPMVHVDDVARAHIFLLELPNPKGRYNCSQCLVTFERISELVSAKYPEFQLGTMDLSKQVEGIKLPDLSSKKLVDAGFVYKYGLEEMLDDAIQCCKRKGLPVR, encoded by the exons ATGCAAATGGAAAGAAGCAAAGGAAGAGTGTGTGTTACAGGAGGTACAGGTTTTATTGGTTCATGGATTATCAAGAGGCTCCTTCAAGATGGTTACTCTGTTAACACCACTATGAGACCCCACCCAG gACACAAGAAAGATGTTAGCTTCCTTACCAGCTTACCTGGAGCATCCCAAAGGCTACAAATTTTGAGTGCTGATCTTAGCAATCCAGAAAGTTTCAGTGCATCCATTGAAGGGTGCATTGGAGTTTTCCATGTTGCTACCCCAGTTGACTTTGAACTAAAGGAACCGGAGGAAGTAGTGACGAAAAGATCCATTGATGGCGCACTAGGAATTTTGAAGGCATGCCTCGGTTCCAAGACTGTGAAGCGAGTTGTTTACACCTCTAGTGCTTCTGCTGTGACTTCCAGTGGCATAGAAGAACAAGTGATGGATGAAAGCTCGTGGAGCGACGTGGATAGTCTTAGAGCCTCAAAGCCATTTGGTTGGTCATATGCGGTTTCAAAGACATTGACAGAAAAGGCAGTGCTTGAATTTGGAGAGCAGAATGGATTGGATGTTGTCACACTAATTCCAACTTTTGTTTTTGGACCCTTCATTTGTCCAAATCTTCCTGGCTCGGTCCAAGCTTCATTGAGTTTTGCATTTG GAGAAAAAAGTGCCTTTGGTTTCATGCTTCAGACACCCATGGTGCATGTGGATGACGTGGCTAGAGCGCATATATTTCTGCTGGAACTTCCTAATCCAAAAGGGAGGTATAATTGTTCACAGTGTCTGGTAACTTTTGAAAGGATCTCTGAACTTGTTTCTGCCAAGTACCCCGAATTTCAACTAGGCACAATGGA CTTGTCCAAGCAAGTTGAAGGTATCAAGCTACCAGATTTATCATCAAAGAAGCTGGTAGATGCTGGATTTGTGTACAAGTATGGACTTGAGGAAATGCTTGATGATGCGATCCAATGCTGCAAAAGAAAAGGGTTACCTGTGAGGTAG